Part of the Suricata suricatta isolate VVHF042 chromosome 8, meerkat_22Aug2017_6uvM2_HiC, whole genome shotgun sequence genome, TGAAGGTGTGCACTTGTTCCTCGCCATGCATGATCTCGGTGGATTAGTCTACAAGTCTTATTTCAAgttgtgaaaaaataaagtgtctCCCCTCTCGTAATCGCCCCGGGAACACCAGGTCTAGCATTGGCGAGAAACAGTAGGTCTGCTCACGCCTGGACTGCCTATTCGGCAAAACCCTAAAATTTCAGGTCAGAGGAATCAACCACCTGACGAAAATAAATACCGTCTTCTGAGACGTGGAAAGGACTCCCGATCCCTTTGTGAGGCCCGGCCCAAGCGGCCGCGGCCTCGGGGTTTGGCACGGAGCAGCCGCCCAGATGCTTTCCAGGCCACCGCAGGATGTGCAGGTGGCAGCGGCTGGGCGGTGGCCACCCCCCACACCACCTGTGACAGGACAGGCCTCCACTGGACGCCAGGCGGCCCCCGAAGCAAACCAGACACAGAGgacagggggaggtgggggtgcggCCCGTGCTTTATTGTGGTCAGTCTGGAGGAGCAGCATGGCCCAGCCAGTGCGGCCGCGGCAGCCAGGGGCGGGCGCGGGGGCCCCAGGCTCGGGGCAGCTTTGTGCGGGCTGGCGGGCGGGGTCAGTCCAGCTCGATGGGGCTGCTGTCGTCCTGGCTGTCCTCACCCTCCTGCTCCGAGGCTCCCATGAGGCTGCTAAGAAGGTTCCCTGGAAGCAAACGCAGCGCCATGAGCACAGCCGCCCCACCCGGGGCCCCACCTTGCACGTGCAGCGGCCCCGCCCCACATCCCAGGAACACGGAGGCCCACACGCGGGCCCAGGACGGCACTGTCCACCCAACACAAGGCTGCACCCCGCACGCGGGCTGACCTAAGGTTTCCAAACAAGCTGGGCGCGTCAGAGACCCCAGGGCCACACGTGGAGGTGTGACGGCTTTTGCCCTCTGGCGCGGCCACCGTGGACACTTCGCCTCTGCTCTGACTTCCTCCACGCAACTATTGTGTCACGACAGCGCTGGGAGTTTACAAAGTCCCCTTAAGCCAAACCACCAAAAAAAACAACTAGTGCAAACGTGAGCAACGTTCTCCGACAGACTGTCACGAATGTGCAGAATCGTCCCCGATCTGTCACGAGCTCGGGTCAGCAAACACGCCAGCAGTGCCTCTGGATGCCGGAAGGCCCGTCTCTGAAGTGCCATCAGGAAACAAATGCACAGGAAGCGTCAGGACACCGTGgtgaggggtgaggctgggacaCTGGGCAAACGGCCCCCAGGCGTGGTGTGGCCTGGGGGTGCGGACACGGGCTGGcgcaggaagggaaggggggtctTCACCCCACACATTCCCAGGGATGAATCCGAACACAAAGACACACAGTTTCCAACTAGAAAGTCAAACTGTTCACTGGAGACACTTTCCAAATAGTTCCAGAAACAGGAAGGCCTTCCCATGGTTTGGCCGCAGCACTGGAACGGCAAACACCCATCCAGCCTGAAGTGCCACAGTCACGGGGCATGGGGCGGGAGCGAGCTGGTGGCAGAGCCCacccagcaggggtgaggcacaGTCCATGCAGACTGTGCCACATGCGCTCCACAGCCATCGGCGTGTTCCCAGAGTACTTTCCAGAAGAGGCCACGGAAACGGAGGATTCGGAACGGCGGGGCTGGTGAACTATGACCTCTATGGGGGAGCACCGCCAGCTGCACAGCGTCACACACAGGCTGGCAGGAGACAGGTGGAGGCCTGGCCTCAGAACGCTGGCATCGAACAGCCCCCAGGACTACAGCACACAGCAGCGGACCATGCGAATGGCCGACAGACGGTAAGGACAGCCCCCGAGGGGCCAGCACCCGACAAAGGAAAGCCCTGGCCCTGACGGCCTCCTGGGGGATTTCCACCCAAAGCCTGAAGGGTAACCCACTCCGGTCCTCGACCTTTTCCAAAACCAcggaggaggagggagcactTCCTAACTCCCTCCAGGCAGCCAGCATAACCCCCGTACCAAAGCCAAGGATACCAGGCGATCACGGACTGACATTCCTCCTNNNNNNNNNNNNNNNNNNNNNNNNNNNNNNNNNNNNNNNNNNNNNNNNNNNNNNNNNNNNNNNNNNNNNNNNNNNNNNNNNNNNNNNNNNNNNNNNNNNNAATCAGAGCAGTGTGGCCTGGACAGAGACACCCCACACACAGACCCCCGGAGCACAGCCAGAAACAGGCCCATGCACGGAGGGGTCAGACAGATCTGAGCAGCATGATGAGACCACTTATGCGAAGATCCGTCCCCCCAACAAACAATGCGCCACCCTGGACCTCTACCTCACATCACGTACAAAAacaagctcaaaatggatcaaggacctAAATTAAGCCCCAGGccaataaaactcttagaagacacagagcacaagcttCCTAGCACTGGGCCTGATGAGGACTTGAAAACGTGCATCAGAGGACACAGCACACAGAAAAGGCAGCTGGGTGTCGGGGGCACGGACGATTTTTAGGGCAGAAACTACTGTGCGGCTCTCTTAACGGTGGATCTGTGTGTCTAAACACATAAATGTACAGCATCTAACTTGACTCAAAACGTAAACCATGACCTTGGGGTGGCAGCCACGTGTGGGGGGTAGGTATTATTTCACCAAGCCCCTACTCTGTTGGGGGATGCAGGTGCAAGGGCTGCGAGGGGCAGGAAGGCAAACAGAaaatctgtatcttcctctttatttctgtgaaactaaacatttaaatacaatcttaaggggcaccagggtggctcagtctgttgagcatctgacttcagctcaggtcaggatctcacagtttgtgaactcaagccccgagtcgggctctgtgctgacagctcagagcctagagcctgtcttcagagtctgtctctccctctctctctgcctctcccctgctcacactctcattctcaaaaataaataaacattaaaaaaaattcttctggggcacctgagtggctatgtcggttaagcgcctggcttcggttcaagccatgatctcccggttcatgggttcaagccccatgccaggctctatgctaacagctcagagcctggagcccgtcttctgattctgtgtctccccctctctgaccctcccctgcttgtgctgtccctgtctctcaaaaataaataaaaaattttctgttaaaattattttttagttcttctaataaagtcttaaaaacaaaacgaaccacaaaataggagaaaatatttctgaatcttatatctgataaggaattaatacCCAATACAAGAAATTCAtcaatctggggcgcctgggtggctcagttggttaagtgtccagcttcggctcaagtcatgatctcatggttcgtgggttcgagccctgagttgggctctgtgctgaccgctcagagcctagagcctgcttcggattctgtgtctccccctctctctgaccctcccctgcctcaagctacctctctctctctcaaaaataaaaaacataaagttttttctaaattaaaaaaaagaaattcatcaaCTTAATTCAAATTTAAGCATGCGCCTTGAGCAAGTACAGAAACGTACCATCTGCCCATAGCACAGGCAAGCCCGCTAAGCGCCCCGATCATTAGGGGGTGTGGAGTAGCCCCAGCGAATGTCCCTCACACCTGGGGAGTGGCTAGAGAAATGAGGGCAAGGATACAGACAAACCAGACCCAGTGCGTGGCTGACGGCATGTGACATGGGGCTGCCACTGGGGGGGACGGTCTGGCAGCAACTCCAAACTCGAATACAGAATTTCTATGGGACCTGGGAAGCCCAGTTCAGGGTGATTTACCCAAAGCACTGGGTGCAGGGACCGTGCCACATAGCAGCATCCCATTTCACAGCAGCACATTTCACCCAGCCAACAGGTGGGGGCGACCTGTGTGCGTCACAATGAAGTAACAGACGTGCTCCACCCACCCACCAACTACTGTTCAACCTTAAGCAGTAAGGGAGTTCTGGCACCTGCTCCACCATGGACAGACCCTGCACACACCATGATGAGTGACACAGCCAGACACGGGAGGACACGCACCGGGACCCACTCCCATGAGGTCCTGGGGTCCTTAGACTCACAGACACGGGAGGACCCGCACCGGGACCCACTCCCACGAGGTCCCGAGTCAGACCCACAGACACCAGAGGACACGCACTGAGACCCATTCTCATAAGGCCCCAGGTCAGACTCACAGACACGGGAGGACCCACACCGGGACCCGCTCCCACGAGGCCCCAGGGTCATCAGACCCACAGTGTAGACGGCAGGGCCGGATCTAGGGGTGCAGGTGGGGGTCCATGTGTAACCGGGACAGTGTCTCAGTGTGGGGAGCCGGAACTTTCAGGAGACAGACAGTGGGGACGGCTGAATAGCAGCGTGAATGTGCTCAGTGCCCCTGAGCTGCTCACTTAGACATGGCTGAAACGGGCAACCTTATGATATGTGTTTTACCGGAAAATCAAAGGATAAAAGAAGCAGCCCACTGACGGGGAGCCCCGGGGACGACAGGCTGGCTTAGCTGTGCGGGGCTCCACCAGAGAGGACTGCCCCGCACCCACCCTGCACTgcgccccccaccgcccccaccacCTTACCCAGCAGGCCCCCGTAGGAAGACGTCTGCTTGGGCGGCACCCCGAAGAACAGCTGTCCTATCCGGTCCAGGTACTGCAGGAGGCAGAGGCGGGACGCTCAGGGGGGCTGGGACAGCGGTGACACGCCCTCGCACCCCCGTCCCCCAGGCTCCCGCCCCTCCCTGGCCGGCGCCTGGCCCCGCACAGCCCTTACCTCGTTGTACATCGGGTCCCGCCGGAGGGACGGCTGGTACTGCTCACACAGCACCGTGAACACAGTCAGTTTGCCCCTGAAATGACACACGACGGTGGCACGAGAGCCGGCAATGGGCAGAGCAGGCGTACATGCCCTCCAcacccccctccacacacacactcctccacACACACAGCCATCCACAcacctccactcacacacacacacgcacaccccccTCCACTCATGtacacaggcacccctccacaCACGGAGCCCCTCCCACTCACCCCTCCACACACGCACCTCCTCCAAACGCTCCTCCACACACGTACAAATGTACCCCTTCCCCGTATGTACAAACGCACCCCTCCATTCACCCTTCTACACATACACCccttccactcacccctccccccacacccctccacgAGCACACGACGCACCCATCTACGGCCAGCAGCAGAAACCAGATGAAGTTGAGCAGCGGCTGCACAAACGGGGGGCCGCTCTCGATGGATGGGTGTTTCTGCGTGTACGTCGTGAACACCACTGATGCGCTGCTTTTGTTCTTCAAGCAGAGAAACCTGGAAGGAATGCCCTGGTGAGAAGAACGccgaggtgggaaggagggaccCGCACAGGGGCTCATGTGAATGCTGGAAGATGCCTCTGGGGACACAGCGGTCACCAGCCTGCGCACTGGGGTCCCCGCCGTGCACGGCACCTCTCCACGCTCACGATTTTCAGGCAAGGACGTGTCTGTGGCAGGTTATTAAGGCCGCCCACGCCCAGTGGGCATCAGACCAGGCATTTCAGGTTCCACACACGGGTGCCACATCCCACACGCCATGCAGCCGGGCTCAGCTCTGGAGTCCCTAAAACGTCTCCATTTAGAGAGGAAAACGCCTACCAAGCTGCTGTGCAGTGGAGCGGAGGCTCCGAGGGGCCGTCAAGTCCAGGGAGCGCGCTTTAACCGCAGCCCGTTCACGGGACATGTCTATCTCGATGCCAGGCCGCCGAATCGGGGGGAGGGGGTTTCTGCGGCAGGAATGCGGGCCCAACCTCCCCCGCAGCTAGGCGTGCCCCACAGTCCCGGGGAACCGCCAGCAAGGAGGGCAGGGGGTCCCCTTGCATGAGGCGTCTGGGACCCCAGACAGCTTATCACACATGCACGTCCTCCCAACAGCAGCCGGACGCCCGGAAAGCCGAGCGAGCATGGAACTCGCGGGGCACTGCAGGACACTGCTCAGAGCTCACTCCCTTCCATGGCTGCTCGAATCCAATCTCACAAATGGGTGGGGGGGACCCGAGCACCAGCATGCGGCGTCCCCAACGGGTCTGCCAGGCGATGGCCCCGGGCGGCGTCCCAATCCGGTGCCAAGCAGACCGAGCAAAGGCGGGCACCTACTGTAGCACGGCCTGGGCCACGAACATGTCCACCTCGCTGCGGAAGCCCCTGGATGTGGAGTACTCCACCAGCATGTGGGCACAGCCCTCGCCGTCCGCCGAGTGCAGGAAGTGGTAGCGGGACTCGCAGTAGTTCTGCTCTGCGAGAGGGAACGGACACCCGTGAGCGGCAAGCGCTGCACTCCTTTCCCGCACCCCGCTTGGCGGCCACGCACCGCGTCCGATGCCCACGGCGGGAGGGCAGGCTGATGCAGGGCCCCCGGACTCACACGACCGCAGTTCCTTATGCTTCTGACGAACGGAAACACAGGGCCCTTGAACCCCGGCACACACACGCCGTGTGTCAGAGCGGCAGCCAGGATCAGCTCAGGTCGACGGTCCCCCATGCCACGTGAAGGCCCCTGCCTTCCTGgcggccccccgccccctgctcgtCTTCTGAAGCACACTCCACATGTGCTCTCCATGCTTACGGGCCATCCCCCTCAAGAAGCCCCCCTCCAGTTGGGGGAGAAGCCCTTCTGGATGAAAAGACTCCACGGGATGTCCCCACCAGGACCGATGTCCCAGTCAGGATGGACGGGTCCTGCAAGTGGTAACGGCCCGGCTCAGCCCCGCCGTGTCCCGGGGAAGGGCCAGACTGTCCCCACTCAACGTGGGGTCACCTGGGAGCCAGTCAGAAATTTGGGATCTGTCAGCCCATTCCCTGTGGCCATGCCTGTCACCAGGGCACAAAGCTTTAGTGCCAACGGCACAAAAGGGGGCTGGAAAGGGCCTTCCAGGGGACACATGCTATCTGTTAAGCGCGACTATTGTACACTGTCCTCGAGTCCTACTGATGTGCTCATTAACCAGTACCCGAAACCCCCGCCTTCCCGATTCCAGCAAATGACTCTGGTCGTACCTGTGCACCCTGGCTGCTGGCTCTCACAACGCTGAtgccgacgtcggctcaggtcacgatctctcggttcgtgggttggagccccacgtcaggctctgtgctgacagctagctcagagcctggggcctgcttccgattctgtgtctccctctctctctgaccttccccaactcatgctctctctctctctcccaaaaataaacgttaaaaaaaaaaggaaaaaggaaaaagaaaaccactgacTGTTCACGCCCCAGGGGGCAGCACTCGGCACCCTACAGAGCACAGGGTGCCTGGAGTGCCCGCAGTGCTGAGGCCCAGCCCCAGCCTACAGCGCGCCAGCGCCCCACACCCTGGCCCGTTCCCCAGAGCACACCCTGTCTCGGCCCTGGCTTGCTCATGAGCCTCCCGGTTCCCACATCTTTCCAGGCGAAGGCGCTGTGCCCCAGCTGCCTGCC contains:
- the GET4 gene encoding Golgi to ER traffic protein 4 homolog isoform X1; translated protein: MAAAAMAEQESARNGARNRGGVQRVEGKLRASVEKGDYYEAHQMYRTLFFRYMSQSKHTEARELMCSGALLFFSHGQQNSAADLSMLVLESLEKAEVEVATDLLENLAKLFSLMDPNSPERVAFVSRALKWSSGGSGKLGHPRLHQLLALTLWKEQNYCESRYHFLHSADGEGCAHMLVEYSTSRGFRSEVDMFVAQAVLQFLCLKNKSSASVVFTTYTQKHPSIESGPPFVQPLLNFIWFLLLAVDGGKLTVFTVLCEQYQPSLRRDPMYNEYLDRIGQLFFGVPPKQTSSYGGLLGNLLSSLMGASEQEGEDSQDDSSPIELD
- the GET4 gene encoding Golgi to ER traffic protein 4 homolog isoform X2 — encoded protein: MPDPACPLPGSRAGLAQSRQRRDRDYGLRPLAVRSCGLNVFLPRAPAPRYMSQSKHTEARELMCSGALLFFSHGQQNSAADLSMLVLESLEKAEVEVATDLLENLAKLFSLMDPNSPERVAFVSRALKWSSGGSGKLGHPRLHQLLALTLWKEQNYCESRYHFLHSADGEGCAHMLVEYSTSRGFRSEVDMFVAQAVLQFLCLKNKSSASVVFTTYTQKHPSIESGPPFVQPLLNFIWFLLLAVDGGKLTVFTVLCEQYQPSLRRDPMYNEYLDRIGQLFFGVPPKQTSSYGGLLGNLLSSLMGASEQEGEDSQDDSSPIELD
- the GET4 gene encoding Golgi to ER traffic protein 4 homolog isoform X3 → MSQSKHTEARELMCSGALLFFSHGQQNSAADLSMLVLESLEKAEVEVATDLLENLAKLFSLMDPNSPERVAFVSRALKWSSGGSGKLGHPRLHQLLALTLWKEQNYCESRYHFLHSADGEGCAHMLVEYSTSRGFRSEVDMFVAQAVLQFLCLKNKSSASVVFTTYTQKHPSIESGPPFVQPLLNFIWFLLLAVDGGKLTVFTVLCEQYQPSLRRDPMYNEYLDRIGQLFFGVPPKQTSSYGGLLGNLLSSLMGASEQEGEDSQDDSSPIELD